Proteins co-encoded in one Salvia splendens isolate huo1 chromosome 4, SspV2, whole genome shotgun sequence genomic window:
- the LOC121800762 gene encoding protein FAR1-RELATED SEQUENCE 5-like yields the protein MVCMYCMIFTPFTGKDNYGSPVTFAAGLVCNEKTWAFAWLFRHFVDCMGVTPRMIVTDQDLGMRSAIEEVLVGTRHRWCMWHIMHKLAVKVPNRLLRDDEFKKEFNGCVWSDLVEPDEFEEEWNRLVEHHQLEDIDRFNTLYAYRQYWIPAYFRDFPMGSMIRTTSISESENSFYKNFLKPRANIAEFYLNFNHAIEFQRNSRTALDYHDATAIPILATTLPFEKHASTLYTDSMFKKIQEEIVEGNDRCRVLGFMSGETVDTYKLGDSKRNAYVVRHEKTDDTYSCECKLFGQHDSLSLGCIWGVSGSLLTHSSVDDRQIVSKQMFYGFLRRFETDIEVLRAFVGGVEELGNSLQTGTPSTSATKKRRMVDEFYGMVRPESVEVHPPDVVKTKRKQLCEPSDFKERKGYKGCDKAS from the exons ATGGTATGCATGTACTGTATGATCTTCACTCCTTTCACCGGAAAGGATAATTATGGTAGTCCTGTGACATTTGCGGCCGGGTTGGTGTGCAACGAGAAAACATGGGCATTTGCTTGGTTGTTCAGACATTTCGTTGATTGTATGGGTGTAACACCCAGGATGATTGTGACCGATCAAGATTTGGGAATGAGATCAGCTATTGAAGAGGTTCTAGTCGGCACACGTCACCGTTGGTGTATGTGGCATATAATGCATAAGTTGGCTGTCAAGGTACCAAACAGATTGTTGCGGGACGACGAGTTCAAAAAGGAATTTAATGGTTGTGTGTGGTCGGACCTTGTAGAGCCGGACGAATTTGAGGAGGAGTGGAATAGATTGGTCGAACATCATCAGCTAGAGGACATCGACCGGTTCAACACATTGTATGCGTATAGGCAATACTGGATACCGGCGTACTTCAGGGATTTTCCTATGGGATCGATGATTAGGACTACGTCCATATCTGAATCAGAGAACAGTTTTTACAAAAATTTTCTGAAGCCCCGAGCTAACATAGCTGAATTTTACTTGAATTTCAACCACGCCATAGAATTCCAGCGGAACAGTAGAACAGCGTTGGACTACCACGATGCCACTGCCATACCCATACTTGCAACCACTCTGCCGTTCGAGAAACATGCTTCCACGCTGTATACCGACAGTATGTTCAAGAAAATACAAGAAGAAATTGTGGAGGGTAATGACCGATGTCGTGTGCTGGGTTTTATGTCCGGAGAAACGGTTGACACATACAAGCTTGGGGATAGCAAGCGCAATGCATATGTTGTCCGTCATGAGAAGACTGATGATACTTACTCGTGCGAATGCAAACTATTTGGCCAGCATG ACTCCCTTAGCCTAGGCTGTATATGGGGAGTTTCAGGATCCCTGCTTACCCATTCCTCCGTTGACGATAGGCAAATTGTGTCTAAGCAGATGTTTTATGGGTTTCTTAGACGATTTGAGACCGACATCGAGGTGTTACGTGCATTCGTAGGTGGCGTCGAAGAACTTGGTAACTCTCTGCAAACTGGTACTCCGTCAACCTCAGCCACTAAGAAGAGGCGTATGGTAGACGAGTTTTATGGAATGGTAAGGCCTGAATCTGTTGAGGTTCATCCTCCGGATGTCGTGAAGACGAAACGCAAGCAGCTCTGCGAGCCGTCTGATTTCAAAGAGAGAAAAGGCTATAAAGGATGCGACAAGGCCTCTTAG